From the genome of Podospora pseudoanserina strain CBS 124.78 chromosome 7 map unlocalized CBS124.78p_7.2, whole genome shotgun sequence, one region includes:
- a CDS encoding uncharacterized protein (EggNog:ENOG503NWDC; COG:S), whose amino-acid sequence MSTKEKVADAARTIYNPLGFKKFYNFVLFFIFGGALLGFTLARFQYLSFDHGLCPEGGGTLDCYYYTPGSLDKIGIQIHLSAILPASFLAVFQFVPIIRYKLLLFHRVSGYLIVLLSAISTAGALMLVRNAQGGPMEIQLAIGVISFMFIVSIGLAIYNIKRLQIEQHRAWMLRAWSYAGSVVTMRLVMMAIAHVLSTYEHLGKGYSHAMPCVKVTYLMFGQVERILEKYPACAQFFDGSVPGQAVAVTADGNGDLAELTALYNMIFGAAFWLAFALHAAGVEIYVSSFVVQQLHLTPAEADRLRNVSYQKQLEAGMKKPGRTGLTADKLGDAPRWIPKSTVSVSAPGSGDAASDENLAK is encoded by the exons ATGTCGACCAAGGAAAAGGTGGCCGACGCGGCTCGCACAATTTACAATCCCCTTGGTTTCAAGAAATTCTACAACTTTGTTCTATTCTTCATATTCGGTGGTGCTCTCCTGGGATTCACTCTTGCTCGCTTCCAGTACCTCTCTTTTGACCATGGGTTGTGTCCTGAAGGGGGCGGGACTCTTGACTG CTATTACTACACACCCGGATCTCTCGACAAAATCGGCATCCAAATCCATCTCAGCGCCATCCTCCCAGCCTCATTCCTAGCCGTCTTCCAGTTCGTCCCCATAATCCGCTACAAGCTACTTCTCTTCCACCGAGTGAGCGGCTacctcatcgtcctcctctcggCCATCTCCACAGCCGGCGCCCTCATGCTTGTCCGCAACGCCCAAGGCGGCCCGATGGAAATTCAGCTCGCCATTGGCGTTATATCATTCATGTTCATTGTCAGCATCGGTCTGGCTATATACAACATCAAGCGGCTCCAAATTGAGCAGCACCGCGCTTGGATGCTGCGGGCTTGGTCCTATGCTGGTTCCGTCGTTACCATGAGACTGGTCATGATGGCGATTGCGCATGTGTTGAGCACCTATGAGCATCTAGGCAAGGGTTATAGCCATGCCATGCCCTGCGTCAAGGTCACGTACTTGATGTTTGGGCAGGTAGAACGGATACTGGAGAAGTACCCTGCTTGCGCGCAGTTCTTTGATGGGTCGGTGCCGGGacaggctgttgctgtgacGGCTGACGGGAATGGTGACTTGGCAGAGTTGACTGCGTTGTATAACATGATTTTTGGGGCGGCCTTCTGGCTGGCGTTTGCTTTGCATGCAGCTGGGGTGGAGATTTATGTGAGTTCTTTTGT TGTTCAACAGCTACACCTCACACCGGCTGAGGCAGATAGATTACGAAATGTCTCTTACCAGAAACAGCTTGAGGCTGGGATGAAGAAACCAGGGAGGACTGGGCTGACAGCTGACAAACTGGGTGACGCACCCAGGTGGATTCCAAAGAGCACAGTCTCTGTCTCTGCTCCGGGAAGTGGTGATGCTGCATCGGATGAGAATTTGGCCAAGTAG
- the SCON2 gene encoding E3 ubiquitin ligase complex SCF subunit scon-2 (BUSCO:EOG09260KIY; COG:S; EggNog:ENOG503NUDS) — MDRSSSSTIAYGRPPQPGYSPLQQDGIHLDPNDAEPAYLPVADHATTPNKTSAPPSPVDLDQDEDPQPTDADTVTPDTAKSCDRLRPEEEERLRPRDSMTNMSSLLIGKTVTPFLREHIPSLYAPIGKPNNEETARAKNPNTRYCYRHRPDSKCRRAADEAKMIMIQNELDKLTPADQQAITHVWSLFSAAPARHRELMLQGVLSQLCFPQLSLISREVNEALKIDFITALPVELSQKILCYLDTVSLTKAAQVSQRWRQLADSDAVWVYMCEQHVNRKCTKCGWGLPLLERKRLRNYTRQRQMAKDNSNGRIEEIHDSETRVVTQNGKRLADSSDDEPDGKRRRVDESEFKQRKWKDVYKDRWEVGYNWKVGRCTVHTLRGHTNGVTCLQLDDHILATGSYDATIKIWNIETGEEIRTLRGHTRGIRALQFDDSKLISGSLDNTIKIWNWHTGECISTLAGHTDGVVSLHFEGQLLASGSIDKSVKIFDFNSKEAFCLKGHTDWVNCTRLDTASRTVMSASDDTTIKLWDLDTRRVIRTFEGHVGHVQQVLLLPPEYEPDDELLNGLSGPGDNSDSVSVSSGRSGTPTVSFVHTDRPTSSPARDGELRALYGAGFESETTRPLPARYFLSGGLDSTIRLWDSATGRCLKTMFGHLEGIWALAGDTIRVISGANDGMVKCWEPRSGKCDATYTGHRGPVTCVGLNDSLLASGSEDGEVRLYSFKAPN, encoded by the exons ATGGACCGCTCCTCTTCTAGCACGATCGCCTATGGTCGTCCACCGCAACCAGGCTACTCTCCCCTCCAGCAAGATGGCATTCATCTCGATCCAAATGACGCCGAACCGGCTTACCTGCCAGTAGCAGATCACgccacaacaccaaacaaaacctccgctcctccctcccccgtcgACCTCGACCAAGACGAGGATCCCCAACCTACCGACGCCGACACCGTGACCCCAGACACTGCCAAAAGCTGCGATCGTCTGCGgcccgaggaggaagagaggctCCGTCCTCGAGACAGCATGACGAACATGTCGTCGTTATTAATAGGAAAGACGGTCACCCCCTTTCTCAGAGAACACATCCCCAGTCTCTATGCTCCTATCGGCAAGCCAAACAATGAAGAGACGGCTCGGGCCAAGAACCCCAACACCAGATACTGCTACCGCCACCGGCCAGACTCCAAGTGTCGACGAGCTGCCGACGAAGCCAAGATGATTATGATCCAGAACGAGCTCGACAAGCTCACACCAGCA GATCAACAAGCCATCACCCACGTGTGGTCTCTGTTCTCTGCGGCCCCTGCCCGCCATCGCGAGCTCATGCTGCAAGGTGTCTTGTCACAGCTCTGCTTCCCCCAGCTTTCCCTCATCTCGAGAGAGGTCAACGAGGCCCTCAAGATCGACttcatcaccgccctccccgTCGAGCTATCCCAGAAAATTTTGTGCTACCTCGACACCGTCAGCCTCACCAAGGCTGCTCAAGTCAGCCAGCGATGGCGCCAACTAGCCGATTCGGATGCTGTCTGGGTTTACATGTGCGAGCAACACGTGAACAGGAAATGCACCAAGTGCGGTTGGGGTCTACCTCTCCTGGAGCGCAAACGATTGCGCAACTACACCAGACAACGCCAAATGGCCAAGGACAATTCGAATGGCAGAATCGAGGAGATCCATGATTCGGAAACTAGAGTCGTTACCCAGAACGGTAAGCGACTAGCCGACTCGTCCGACGATGAGCCAGATGGAAAGCGCCGCCGCGTCGACGAGTCCGAGTTCAAGCAGCGCAAGTGGAAGGATGTGTACAAGGATAGGTGGGAAGTTGGCTACAACTGGAAGGTTGGACGTTGCACCGTGCATACTCTGAGAGGTCACACCAATGGCGTTACCTGTCTTCAACTGGATGACCACATCCTGGCGACTGGTTCCTACGacgccaccatcaagatct GGAATATCGAAACCGGGGAAGAAATCCGAACGCTTCGAGGGCACACACGGGGCATCCGCGCCTTGCAGTTTGACGACTCCAAGCTAATCAGCGGCAGCTTGGACAATACTATCAAGATCTGGAACTGGCACACGGGCGAGTGCATCTCTACCTTGGCAGGCCATACCGACGGCGTTGTCAGCTTGCATTTCGAAGGCCAGCTGTTGGCGAGCGGCTCCATCGACAAGAGCGTCAAGATCTTCGACTTCAACTCCAAGGAGGCCTTCTGTCTCAAGGGCCACACCGACTGGGTCAACTGCACCCGACTTGACACGGCTAGCAGGACAGTCATGTCGGCATCGGACGATACCACCATCAAACTATGGGATCTTGACACACGACGGGTTATCCGGACGTTTGAAGGACATGTTGGCCATGTCCAGcaagtccttctcctcccgccAGAATATGAACCTGATGATGAGCTGCTGAACGGGCTTAGTGGTCCCGGCGACAACTCGGATTCGGTGTCCGTTTCCAGCGGCCGTAGCGGGACTCCCACAGTTTCCTTCGTCCACACGGATCGCCCTACCAGCTCACCTGCGCGTGATGGCGAACTTAGGGCACTCTATGGCGCTGGCTTCGAATCTGAGACGACGCGCCCATTACCGGCCCGTTACTTCCTCTCGGGTGGCTTGGACAGCACCATCCGGCTGTGGGATAGCGCAACGGGCAGGTGTTTAAAAACAATGTTTGGCCATTTGGAGGGTATTTGGGCGCTGGCCGGCGACACGATTCGCGTCATTAGTGGAGCCAACGACGGCATGGTCAAGTGCTGGGAGCCGCGGAGCGGAAAATGCGACGCCACCTATACGGGGCATAGGGGTCCAGTAACGTGTGTGGGTCTCAATGACAGCCTCCTGGCGAGCGGGAGCGAAGACGGTGAAGTGCGCCTTTATTCCTTCAAGGCTCCAAACTAG
- the SFC1 gene encoding Mitochondrial succinate-fumarate transporter (COG:C; EggNog:ENOG503NVPF) → MATKVSGGKDGQKKPATAATNLIAGGGAGMMEALVCHPLDTIKVRMQLSKRGRVPGQAKRGFIRTGVEIVQKETALGLYKGLGAVLTGIVPKMAIRFTSFEWYKQLLANKETGVVSGQALFLAGLSAGVTEAVAVVTPMEVIKIRLQAQHHSMADPLDVPKYRNAAHALYTVVKEEGFGALYRGVSLTALRQGSNQAVNFTAYTYFKEWLYQYQPEYVGGNLPSYQTTLIGLVSGAMGPLSNAPIDTIKTRLQKMKAEPGTSALQRITKIAGEMFKQEGFHAFYKGITPRIMRVAPGQAVTFTVYEFLKEKLEKSGPSVITGGRYEE, encoded by the exons ATGGCCACAAAAGTATCAGGCGGCAAGGATGGCCAGAAGAAGCCTGCCACCGCCGCGACCAACTTGATTG ctggtggtggtgctggtatGATGGAGGCCTTGGTCTGCCATCCTCTTGACACCATCAAGGTGCGCATGCAGCTTTCCAAGCGCGGCAGAGTACCGGGCCAGGCCAAGCGCGGCTTCATCCGCACTGGTGTCGAGATCGTTCAGAAGGAGACCGCCCTTGGTCTGTACAAGGGTCTCGGTGCCGTGCTCACTGGTATCGTTCCCAAGATGGCCATCCGCTTCACCTCGTTCGAGTGGTACAAGcagctcctcgccaacaaggaGACCGGTGTTGTTTCCGGCCAGGCCCTCTTTCTTGCCGGTCTCTCTGCCGGTGTGACCGAGGCCGTTGCCGTCGTCACTCCCATGGAGGTCATCAAGATTCGTCTCCAGGCGCAACACCACTCTATGGCCGATCCCCTCGATGTACCCAAGTACCGCAACGCCGCCCACGCTCTCTACACCgtcgtcaaggaggaggggttcgGTGCGCTCTACAGAGGTGTCTCGCTCACCGCGCTCAGACAGGGCAGCAACCAGGCCGTGAACTTCACTGCCTACACCTACTTCAAGGAGTGGCTGTACCAGTACCAGCCCGAGTACGTCGGCGGCAACCTCCCCAGCTACCAGACCACTCTCATCGGTCTCGTGTCCGGTGCCATGGGTCCTCTGAGCAACGCCCCCATCGATACCATCAAGACCAGACTCCAGAAGATGAAGGCCGAGCCCGGCACCTCCGCCCTCCAGAGAATCACCAAGATTGCTGGCGAGATGTTCAA GCAAGAAGGATTCCACGCCTTCTACAAGGGCATCACCCCCAGAATCATGCGTGTCGCCCCCGGCCAGGCCGTCACTTTCACCGTCTACGAGTTCCTTaaggagaagctcgagaagaGCGGCCCATCAGTCATCACTGGGGGAAGGTACGAAGAATaa
- a CDS encoding uncharacterized protein (COG:S; EggNog:ENOG503P3EB), whose product MAKTMAQLATLPSFDNIGCIQEDPGTPGKYIVSPVYHRDVMVEKEDPKVEATGPFDTAAEYLAMHTNVPDGGWGTSWTMATGRLLPVLVTYLPQDDGRFVLELPGFDSSNILVDASGRVTGITDCDLAQTVPPYVGYARYPGWITRDWDPVWYRPDSEHEDSRMELNAYRDYYATELERALVRRDDLVCAFVKHTRRSHRYEAIFWIALHSKPSRTEIVRKFLQLALPNLKTRIII is encoded by the coding sequence ATGGCCAAAACTATGGCTCAACTCGCCACCTTACCTTCCTTTGACAATATTGGGTGCATTCAAGAGGACCCAGGCACTCCAGGCAAGTACATAGTTAGTCCCGTGTACCATCGAGACGTGATGGTAGAGAAGGAAGATCCAAAAGTTGAGGCTACTGGCCCTTTCGACACTGCCGCCGAGTACCTCGCGATGCACACAAATGTGCCTGATGGAGGGTGGGGTACCTCGTGGACAATGGCAACTGGCAGACTTCTGCCGGTGCTCGTCACATATTTGCCGCAGGATGACGGCCGGTTCGTGCTCGAGCTCCCTGGATTCGACTCTTCAAACATCTTGGTGGACGCCAGCGGCAGGGTGACTGGGATTACCGACTGTGATCTCGCACAGACGGTACCCCCTTATGTCGGTTACGCCAGGTATCCGGGGTGGATAACTCGTGACTGGGACCCGGTCTGGTACCGGCCTGACTCGGAGCATGAGGACTCCAGAATGGAACTGAATGCGTATCGAGATTATTACGCCACCGAGCTGGAGCGCGCTCTTGTCAGAAGAGACGATCTTGTCTGTGCCTTTGTGAAGCACACTCGAAGATCTCACAGGTATGAGGCCATCTTTTGGATTGCCCTGCATAGCAAGCCGAGTCGCACCGAAATCGTCCGCAAGTTTCTTCAACTGGCGTTGCCAAACCTGAAAACTCGTATCATCATATGA